A window of Bacteroidota bacterium genomic DNA:
ATAAATACTGTAGAAATACATATCCAGCTTGCGGTCAGCGGATACTCTTGGGTCCAGCTGTCTGACGGTGCCCGCCGCCGCATTACGTGGATTCGCAAACACCTGCCCCTCCGATTTGTTGAGTTCATTAAAGCTCTTGATGCTCATATAGACTTCGCCACTCACTTCAATGACAGGATAATCTTCGGGTTTCGCCCCACCGATTTCCCTCAGCTCCAGTGGAACGCTTGGTATGGTACGGACACTGTGAGTCACATCCTCCCCATAAACTCCGTCACCACGCGTGATGGCCCGATGTAACTTACCTTTTTCGTAAATAAGCGAAAGGTTCAGGCCATCCAGCTTGTACTCCGTTATATAGTCGAGCTTTTCACCGGGAACCAGTTTCTGATTCCGCTCTTCCCATGCCTCCAGCTCCTCATCCGAAAAGCAGTCCATTAGCGATTGTTTGGCTCGGAGGTGTTTGATTTTGGCGAACTTGCCCGAAAGCACGCTTCCGACTCGCTGAGTAGGGGAGTCGGGCGTCACAAATTCAGGAAACTGATCCTCCAGCTCATGAAGTTCCTTCTTGATCTTATCGCGCGCAGCCTCGGAAATATCGTTCCGATTCAACACGAAATACTCGTAGTTCCACTTCTTAAGCCACTTCTTCAGGCTTTCAATCCGCTGTTTTGCTTCTTTTTTGTCCATTTTTACTCTCCTATTCTAAACAAAACCACTTCGCATTGAAAGATGCAGTCGTATAAAACCCTAAATCACAGTATTATTGGAACAAAAGTTCGTATATAACTAGTTGTACGCAATCCAAAAAATATTTTGCCTTTTCTGAGAGGTTTATACCCTAGATAGGGTACTTTGATAGGCTTTTTAAATACAGGAAAAACTGCAAGTTAGGATACTTTGCGCCTAAGGTTTTTGACTTTTTTAGTATTATCTGTTATAATTACATGAAAACAAAAATATACTCATGTACGAACAAATATTCATTGAGCTAAGCATAATTATTGTTGTGACAATGATATTGGCGGGATTTGCCAAAATGCTCAAGCAGCCAATGATTATCGCATACATAGCTTCAG
This region includes:
- a CDS encoding NAD-dependent DNA ligase LigA → MDKKEAKQRIESLKKWLKKWNYEYFVLNRNDISEAARDKIKKELHELEDQFPEFVTPDSPTQRVGSVLSGKFAKIKHLRAKQSLMDCFSDEELEAWEERNQKLVPGEKLDYITEYKLDGLNLSLIYEKGKLHRAITRGDGVYGEDVTHSVRTIPSVPLELREIGGAKPEDYPVIEVSGEVYMSIKSFNELNKSEGQVFANPRNAAAGTVRQLDPRVSADRKLDMYFYSIY